The DNA sequence AAAACGTCTCGCACGCGATCGGACGCGAGACCACCCCCTCGGGGGAAAGGTTGAAGCGGCCGATGCGGGGTGCTGGTGCGACCGTCACCCGCAGGCTCCGGTACCCGGCAAAGTCGCTGGCGGACAAGATGGTATTGGGCCCGCACGGGATGGGTGCAAACCAGGCCGTGTTGCGGGGATTGGCGGTGAAGCGTTCCGAAGCGACGACGGCGCGGTAATCCACGCGGGTGAAGCGGCCATTCTGCAGCAGATCCTGTTCCGTGTAAAAGCGAAACGCGGGAAAAAAGGCCTTGCCGTCCAGGCGGAGAAAGAGCGGACGGCTGTTGCAGATGCCATCGGCGATCAGGCTCGCAAACGCCAGGGCGCCGAGCGCCCAGACGGCGCACCACGCCCGCCGGTTGCGGCGAAAGGCGGCAAACCGTTTGGCGTTCAAGGAGCGCGGTTGAGGGGGTGTGGCGTTCATGAGCGGTCGAAATGGATGCGGGGGTCGATGATCATGTAACAGACGTCCGAGATCAGATTGCCGATCAACTGGAGCGAGGCGGTGAGCGAGAGGAGCGCCATGAAGACGGCGTAATCGCGCCGGGTGATGGCGTTCAGGCTGAGCTGCCCCATGCCGGGAATCTCGAAGATCGTCTCGATGATGACCGAGCCGGCGAAAAAGACGGTCAGGATGCCGCCCACGCCCGTCGCGATCGGGATGAGTGCATTGCGGAAGGCGTGACACCAGACCGCGCGCCGGAACGAGGCGCCCGTGGCCAGAACCGTTCGCACGTAGTCGCTCGAGATCTGATCAAGCGCGGCGTTTTTCATCATCAGCGTGAGCACCGCGAAACTCCCCGCCATGTAGCAGATGACCGGCAGGGTCATGTGCCACGCATGGTCGCGGAGGCGGCTCCAGAAGGTGAGGGTGTCGGCATCGGCGGAGGCAAATCCGCCGAGAGGAAAG is a window from the Lentisphaerota bacterium genome containing:
- a CDS encoding ABC transporter permease subunit; translated protein: FPLGGFASADADTLTFWSRLRDHAWHMTLPVICYMAGSFAVLTLMMKNAALDQISSDYVRTVLATGASFRRAVWCHAFRNALIPIATGVGGILTVFFAGSVIIETIFEIPGMGQLSLNAITRRDYAVFMALLSLTASLQLIGNLISDVCYMIIDPRIHFDRS